A window of Rhododendron vialii isolate Sample 1 chromosome 11a, ASM3025357v1 contains these coding sequences:
- the LOC131308243 gene encoding peptidyl-prolyl cis-trans isomerase CYP40 produces the protein MGKVRCYLDVSIGGELEGRIVVELFDDVVPRTAENFRALCTGEKGIGDITGFPLHYRGVRFHRVVKGFMVQGGDISAGDGTGGESIYGLKFEDENFELKHERKGMLSMANAGPNTNGSQFFITTTRTSHLDGKHVVFGKVVRGMGVVRSIEHVTTGENDCPDVDVVIADCGEIPEGADDGIANFFNDGDMFPDWPADLENNPEELSWWMKAVDSVKTFGNEQFKKQDYKMALRKYRKALRYLDVCWEKEEIDEEKSSCLRKIKAQIFTNSSACKLKLGDLKGALLDTDFAMRDGENNVKALFRQGQAHIALNDIDAAVESFRKALELEPDDAGIKKELAAARKKIADRRNQEKRAFSKMFQ, from the exons ATGGGCAAGGTGAGGTGCTATCTGGATGTGAGCATCGGAGGAGAGCTGGAAGGGAGGATTGTCGTGGAGCTATTCGACGACGTCGTTCCCAGAACCGCCGAAAACTTTAGGGCTCTTTGTACCGGGGAAAAGGGCATCGGCGACATCACCGGCTTCCCTCTCCATTACAGg GGAGTTCGTTTTCATCGAGTTGTTAAAGGTTTTATGGTACAAGGTGGAGATATTTCTGCTGGTGATGGCACTGGGGGTGAATCCATCTATGGATTAAAATTCgaagatgaaaattttgaattgaaacATGAAAGAAAAGGAATGTTATCCATGGCGAATGCTGGTCCTAATACAAATGGGTCTCAGTTCTTCATCACAACAACCCGTACTTCTCATCTAGATGGGAAGCATGTTGTATTTGGGAAGGTTGTTAGGGGCATGGGAGTTGTTCGTTCTATTGAGCAtgttacaactggtgaaaatgaTTGCCCTGATGTTGATGTTGTAATTGCGGATTGTGGAGAAATTCCTGAGGGAGCAGATGATGGGATAGCTAATTTTTTCAATGATGGTGATATGTTTCCTGATTGGCCGGCTGACCTTGAGAACAACCCTGAGGAGCTGTCTTGGTGGATGAAAGCTGTAGATTCTGTGAAGACTTTCGGTAATGAACAATTCAAG AAGCAGGACTATAAGATGGCTCTTAGGAAATATAGGAAGGCTTTACGGTATTTGGATGTCTGCTGGGAAAAGGAAGAGATTGATGAAG AGAAAAGTTCATGTTTACGAAAGATAAAAGCACAGATCTTTACCAACAGTTCT GCTTGTAAATTAAAATTGGGCGATCTGAAGGGAGCATTGTTGGACACAGATTTTGCAATGCGTGATGGAGAAAACAATGTAAAAGCTTTGTTTCGTCAAGGCCAG GCACACATAGCTCTTAATGACATAGATGCTGCTGTTGAAAGTTTCAGAAAGGCATTGGAATTGGAGCCAGATGATG CTGGAATAAAGAAGGAACTTGCTGCTGCGAGGAAGAAG ATTGCTGATAGACGTAATCAGGAGAAAAGAGCTTTCTCAAAGATGTTCCAATAG